In the Choloepus didactylus isolate mChoDid1 chromosome 5, mChoDid1.pri, whole genome shotgun sequence genome, one interval contains:
- the LOC119534409 gene encoding uncharacterized protein LOC119534409 produces MESVNELANATRKAIQAHGKMLQLNSQAIQSLQLEIQELGQEIDVLWEVIGQACDARWLWSKICVTPTRANTTVNIQKISDWLKNTYLPEFQNLTLQVESSLDRIGGIKLQPVTFDLSTLKEKLGELWSTVTSWLSWPNLTNWVLLAVGLLVGLIIVKSLLERLFQKQQQLRVTAMMAMSSACNPPDDYSPSAQHPSQPLEAGHSRVRFAAMHMEKSRL; encoded by the coding sequence ATGGAAAGTGTTAACGAACTTGCCAACGCCACTCGAAAGGCTATACAGGCCCACGGCAAAATGTTGCAACTGAATTCACAGGCCATTCAAAGCCTGCAGCTTGAGATACAGGAACTCGGCCAAGAGATAGACGTGCTCTGGGAAGTGATTGGGCAAGCATGTGATGCCCGATGGCTCTGGTCAAAAATCTGTGTCACTCCTACCAGAGCCAACACAACTGTTAATATTCAAAAgatctctgattggctgaagaaTACTTATCTCCCTGAATTTCAGAATCTTACCCTGCAGGTGGAGTCCAGTCTAGATAGAATCGGGGGCATTAAGTTACAGCCCGTGACATTCGATCTGTCtactttaaaggaaaaactggGGGAGTTGTGGAGCACAGTCACATCCTGGCTCTCCTGGCCTAATCTGACGAACTGGGTTCTCCTTGCTGTGGGGTtgttagtaggtttgatcattgttaagagctTGCTGGAGCGTCTGTTTCAAAAACAGCAGCAATTGCgcgttaccgccatgatggccatgtcctctgcctgtaaccctcctgatgactatagcccctctgcccagcacccatcccaaccactcgaagcggggCATTCGAGGGTAAGGTTTGCAGCTATGCATATGGAAAAATCCCGtttataa